From the genome of Vibrio porteresiae DSM 19223, one region includes:
- a CDS encoding copper-transporting P-type ATPase yields MSHFALPLTGLHCMGCARSLERQLNEDFTVTIKELTPTFIDFEADASLDQVLDSVEAVGFGAGHRYEFGLEGLHCGGCVNKLTTHLQESQQIARLDVSKEHLSLVTSLSPQEIEQKVAEVGFKALAANDDVAASSSSNNEVAAEETPSTKQQQASTLLEKDVQTHLLVKGMSCASCVSSVEKALLSVEGVHRAQVNLAEQSALVIANKSLAQELIQAVTDAGYQAEWVDDPMLQQQKQQQQLEAVKKEHLHSAIMGLVVGIPLMLWGVFGGDMAIQTTTQQLSWGVVGVICLALLATAGRHFYTSAWKSLTHGRATMDTLVALGTGVAWLYSIFVVLMPSAFPDAARHVYFEASAMIIGLISLGHYIEAKAKARTTQSLQALINLQPQQATLITEQGDQTIAVEQIQQGMQLRIKPGEKVAVDGKVLSGDSFVDESMLTGEPIPNHKIVGESVSAGTINQDGTLVIEATGIGAQTMLSRIIQLVRQAQSSKPALAKLADKISSVFVPVVVAIAIVTAIVWYLVGPEPKISYMLVAATTVLIIACPCALGLATPLSVTVGVGKAAELGILIKDADVLQSASKIDTVVFDKTGTLTQGRPTIQSVDPLAMSAAELLTLAYALEQHSEHPLAKAVCLHAKEQNLNAPAVTDFANQRGKGLQGNIDGHTITVGSIGYLQTSNVDLAPLADVLNRYEDQAWTPVVIASDGKVIGAISIADPLKESAISAINTLNRMGIHTVMLTGDQSSVANAIAKELGISQVIAQVLPDQKAQHIAKLQKEGRKVAMAGDGINDAPALAQADIGIAMGSGSDVAIESAQMTLLNSSPLAIADAIELSKATVKNIKQNLMGAFIYNTLGIPIAAGVLYPAFGFMLSPVIAGAAMALSSITVVSNANRLRLFKR; encoded by the coding sequence ATGAGCCATTTTGCTTTACCACTCACCGGTCTTCATTGCATGGGCTGCGCGCGCAGTTTAGAGCGCCAACTTAATGAAGATTTCACTGTTACCATCAAAGAGTTGACTCCAACCTTTATCGACTTCGAAGCAGATGCGTCTTTAGACCAAGTTCTCGATAGTGTCGAGGCGGTTGGTTTTGGTGCTGGTCACCGTTATGAATTTGGCCTAGAAGGTCTGCATTGTGGTGGCTGCGTCAATAAACTCACTACGCATTTACAAGAATCACAACAGATTGCTCGCTTAGACGTAAGCAAAGAACATCTCTCTTTAGTCACCTCTCTTTCTCCTCAAGAGATTGAGCAAAAAGTGGCAGAAGTCGGTTTTAAAGCGCTAGCGGCTAATGATGACGTTGCGGCGTCAAGCTCATCTAATAACGAAGTTGCTGCAGAGGAGACCCCCTCAACAAAACAGCAGCAAGCTAGCACACTTCTTGAAAAAGACGTTCAAACGCATCTCCTAGTTAAGGGGATGAGCTGTGCTAGCTGTGTCTCATCCGTTGAAAAAGCCCTCCTCTCCGTTGAGGGGGTGCATCGCGCTCAAGTTAACTTAGCGGAACAAAGTGCCTTGGTCATTGCTAACAAAAGCCTTGCTCAAGAGCTAATCCAAGCGGTAACTGACGCCGGCTACCAAGCCGAATGGGTTGACGATCCTATGTTGCAGCAACAAAAGCAGCAGCAACAGTTGGAGGCGGTCAAAAAGGAGCATTTACATAGTGCCATCATGGGCCTAGTCGTCGGTATCCCTTTAATGCTGTGGGGTGTTTTTGGAGGCGATATGGCCATTCAAACCACCACGCAACAGCTTAGCTGGGGAGTTGTGGGCGTTATCTGTTTGGCGCTATTAGCGACGGCTGGTCGTCACTTTTATACCAGCGCTTGGAAATCATTGACCCACGGCCGCGCTACCATGGATACGCTTGTTGCACTCGGTACCGGTGTCGCTTGGCTCTATTCTATTTTTGTTGTGCTTATGCCAAGTGCATTTCCCGATGCCGCTCGTCATGTTTACTTCGAAGCAAGTGCCATGATCATCGGTTTGATTTCTCTTGGTCATTACATTGAAGCCAAAGCGAAAGCACGCACGACTCAATCACTGCAAGCGTTAATCAATCTACAGCCACAACAAGCAACATTGATTACCGAGCAAGGGGATCAAACCATTGCGGTCGAGCAGATCCAACAAGGTATGCAATTGCGTATCAAACCGGGCGAAAAAGTAGCGGTAGATGGCAAAGTGCTCAGTGGCGACTCCTTTGTAGATGAATCCATGCTAACGGGTGAGCCGATACCTAACCATAAGATCGTGGGTGAATCCGTTTCTGCAGGCACCATCAACCAAGACGGAACACTCGTGATTGAGGCAACCGGCATTGGTGCGCAAACCATGTTGTCGCGCATTATTCAGTTGGTACGCCAAGCGCAAAGCAGCAAACCTGCTTTGGCTAAATTGGCAGATAAGATCTCATCGGTGTTTGTTCCCGTGGTTGTCGCAATTGCCATCGTCACGGCGATAGTTTGGTATTTGGTTGGGCCTGAACCTAAAATCAGCTACATGTTAGTGGCAGCAACCACAGTGCTTATTATTGCCTGCCCCTGCGCTCTCGGTTTAGCCACTCCTCTGTCGGTCACCGTGGGTGTGGGTAAAGCAGCTGAACTGGGCATTTTGATTAAAGATGCCGATGTACTGCAAAGTGCCAGCAAAATCGATACTGTCGTGTTTGATAAAACAGGCACCTTGACTCAGGGACGCCCCACTATTCAATCGGTTGATCCATTAGCGATGAGTGCTGCTGAGCTGCTCACTTTGGCGTATGCCCTGGAACAACACTCCGAGCATCCACTAGCCAAAGCGGTTTGCCTGCATGCCAAAGAGCAAAATCTTAATGCCCCAGCGGTAACCGACTTTGCTAACCAACGCGGCAAAGGCCTTCAAGGTAACATTGACGGGCATACGATCACGGTAGGTTCGATTGGCTACTTGCAAACCAGCAACGTGGACTTAGCTCCCTTAGCCGACGTTCTGAACCGTTACGAAGATCAAGCTTGGACTCCGGTTGTGATCGCAAGCGATGGCAAGGTCATTGGCGCTATCTCCATTGCCGATCCATTAAAAGAGAGTGCGATTAGCGCAATCAACACGCTCAATCGTATGGGCATTCATACGGTGATGCTAACGGGGGATCAAAGCTCTGTCGCCAATGCAATAGCGAAAGAGTTAGGCATTAGTCAGGTGATAGCTCAAGTGCTTCCCGACCAAAAAGCACAACACATAGCCAAGCTACAGAAAGAGGGTCGTAAAGTGGCAATGGCAGGTGATGGCATTAACGATGCTCCTGCTTTAGCTCAAGCCGATATTGGTATTGCCATGGGTTCTGGTAGTGACGTAGCGATTGAAAGTGCCCAGATGACTCTGCTTAATTCATCACCATTAGCGATCGCAGATGCCATCGAGTTATCGAAAGCCACGGTAAAAAATATCAAGCAAAACCTAATGGGAGCCTTTATTTACAATACCTTAGGCATTCCTATTGCGGCAGGTGTTCTCTACCCGGCTTTTGGTTTTATGCTCAGTCCTGTCATTGCAGGAGCAGCGATGGCGCTCTCTTCCATTACCGTTGTAAGTAATGCGAACCGTCTGCGCTTGTTTAAGCGTTAA
- a CDS encoding TraB/GumN family protein encodes MPLNLRVLAGVLALFTTVTKAEPLYWQVSRGDLNLYVIGSVHVGTPSMYPLPKVITDTLTQGAGLIVETDTRKTEGVEYPPQTVKTKDILNQKQLNQLTSMTKSLGLDTDRYTDMAPWATAIALQNDHLSQLGYHSGDGVDTRMLRQATQHNIPVLGLEKLQFQIDLLTKQADNGKELLLGMLKEWKSSKTTMQCLIQSWKAGDENNLMRFAEADGMSAQMRDDVVDKRNLDWANKLSSSQFYPHPNGNYVMVVGVLHLIGPNNVLDLMEKQGFSVTRLNQAKAANCDFE; translated from the coding sequence ATGCCATTGAATTTACGTGTACTTGCCGGCGTTCTAGCGCTGTTTACCACAGTCACGAAAGCAGAACCTTTGTACTGGCAAGTGAGCCGTGGAGATTTGAATCTTTACGTTATCGGCTCAGTACATGTTGGAACCCCATCGATGTACCCTTTACCTAAAGTGATCACCGACACCTTAACTCAAGGTGCAGGGTTAATTGTGGAAACCGATACCCGCAAAACCGAGGGGGTGGAATATCCTCCACAAACGGTCAAAACCAAAGATATTCTCAACCAAAAACAGCTCAATCAACTGACGTCCATGACCAAAAGCCTTGGATTAGACACTGACCGATATACCGATATGGCCCCTTGGGCGACGGCGATCGCTTTGCAAAATGATCACTTAAGCCAACTGGGTTACCATTCCGGTGATGGCGTTGACACACGAATGCTGCGCCAAGCAACACAGCACAACATTCCAGTGCTTGGTCTTGAGAAGCTGCAGTTTCAAATCGATCTGCTCACCAAACAAGCTGATAACGGCAAAGAATTACTACTCGGCATGCTCAAAGAGTGGAAAAGCAGTAAAACCACCATGCAATGCTTGATTCAGAGTTGGAAAGCGGGTGACGAAAATAATTTGATGCGCTTTGCTGAAGCGGATGGCATGTCAGCACAAATGCGTGATGATGTGGTGGATAAACGCAACCTCGATTGGGCTAATAAGCTCAGCTCGAGCCAATTTTATCCCCACCCGAACGGCAATTACGTCATGGTGGTTGGTGTGTTGCATTTAATTGGTCCGAATAACGTGTTAGACCTAATGGAAAAACAGGGCTTTTCGGTGACAAGGCTTAACCAAGCTAAAGCGGCTAACTGCGATTTCGAGTAG